The Oryzias latipes chromosome 11, ASM223467v1 nucleotide sequence ttttatgtAAATGCTGTGAGGGTGGATTCATGTTACTGTGTGTTTGTCTTGCACTGCAATCACAACGAGAGATGATTCTTCTTCATGATGGTTAAATAATAATCAGCTACAAaggttaaaaagtgaaaaaccgTAATTTACACACATGCTCTCTTTTCCTATTCTCTGCTGGTTGTCCATCTTATTCTGTTTTTCCTGCGTCTCCTTTCAGGATAGCTGGGAGATTGTGGAGGGTCTCAGGGGGGTGCCTGCCAGCATGCAGGAGCCCGACAGACAGGAAGGCTTCCTGCTCAAGAGGAGGAAGTGGCCAATGAAGGGATGGCATAAGGTAAAGCCTCACTAGTCATCTTAAAATAGTTTCCTCACACAAAGCCCAACTTATTTGATTTTAGAAACGTGAGACATGATTGAGGAAAAATTACTCTAGTTTATTTAGAAACGAAAATGAGGGATTGCAAGTATAAAACCTGCTGCTTGCACATTTGAACATAAGATCTGTCTTAAAATGTAGACATCCATTTGACCATTTCTCACTGCCTTAAGTCATATTAAGAATACACTCGTATGGGGGTTGACtcatacaggtgctgcaggttttttggttGTCTGGGGCCGTGAAGGTGTCACACAGAGGAGCGGACCCATCTTAAGGGgactgcaggtgtgtcttgtagttCATTTTGTGGAACAACAGCTACAATAAAGGGACGTCATGGAAATGGTGTACGTGCAGCTTATATTTATCCACACAAATACTTCAAGGTGCATTTGTCCAGACACACGGCAATGGTACATTCCAATTTTCATGGTGTCCTATGAGGTGGCCGTACGGACTGCGCCCTTTAAGATGTGTCCGCTCCTCTTTctgaccctccacgggcccggacaacccaaaaacctacaGCACCTGTACAAGTGAACTACCAGACGGGTGCATGTTACTAAGGCTTAAGCTGTTGCCAAATTTACTCTTATTCTTTCCAGGCTGTTTGTTTTCTATAAGTTCATAGCTTTACCTTAACTCACCCACACTCCCATGTCTACCCTTTTATTGTCCTCGTTCTTACCTCTGCCTTACCTCTCAGTGAAAACTGAGACATAAAGCTCTCTGTCAGCATACCTACCCCGTTGTAAAACTAACATGTGCCTGCACTGTGGGGCTCTATCTTTATGTGATTCATTTTACTGCTGCTTTTGTACCATAGGAATGGTTAAGTCGAGGCAAAAACTGTTTAATTCATACTACGTTTCGCTGAAAAGATATAAGAACCCTGTGACTCATATTATTGAATAACTTCTTTCGATTGTTTTCTTGCCACTCAGCGATATTTTGTGCTGGTGAAGGGCATCATGACGTATGGGAAGCGAGGGACGGATGTAAGTGTCTCCTCATCTGTGTCTGTCACTGTTCTCCATGTGAGCTGAGCATGAAGGCTAACTTTAATAACCATATTTTGCACAGATTCAGAAAGGGAAGATTCATGGTTGCATAGACGTCGGCCTCTCCGTCATGTCTATCAAAAAGAAAGCCATGTGTATTGACCTGGACACTGAGGACAACATCTATCACCTCAAGGTAAGTCCATGGAAGAGGAACCCCTGGTAAAATGATATGCTTCACTACCTGCAAGAACCTGTCAATCATTTTATGCTCTCCAGGTGAAGTCCTCAGAGCTGTTTGAGGAGTGGGTGTCAAAGCTGCGTCACCACCGTTTGTTTCGACAGAACGAAATTGCGGTGTATCCTCATGAGAGGCACCTCTTCCACCCCCACGCCTCGTCCTCTCCAACCTTTAATGACTCGTATAGACGGGTAAATGTCCATGCCATTCTCGTAGAGATTTAATGCATCTTCAACTCAAGTTTCTCTTTTCAAGAAGGACTGACTCTTTTGGTAATTTCTCTTTGTAGTCCACTCTTACCAAGCAGGCGTCGGTCCACCAGGCTAAAGTCAGCTCCTGGCTTCACTCTTCAGAAGACATGAACAAGTGCTCCAAGGGTTGGCTcggcttttctttattttctgcctTCTTTAACACCTTTAACAGCCTCAACACAGTTCAACAGATAAATATGAACTAAcgcaactcttcaaccgtttccGCTTCAGATTTTGTTGGAATTACGTAAATTCCTTaaaatggtcaaagagttacggtagttcgAAGAGCGTGCGGTGttgaccctttaacactggagatgttacTTGCTACACCTAAATAATACGGTCTTTGACATaccgtacgtaaatcagctgctCTTGATGAGGAGAAAGCTGCTTATCATATCTGCTTTTCACTGACGTGTAATGTAAAgggttgcatatcagcgcaaagccgAATTTCTCCGCtccagaatccgctggaattgtGTTAACagtgtaaacggttgaagggTTACCATAGTCGAAGGAATGTAAACAGTGGAGCAAAAGCTCTGGGGTTTAAGTGTTAATTAAGGCTGGAAAACAGTCCATTGCTCTGCTTTGTCGACTGTTTTTGTCGCTACGTGGCAGTGCATGCTGGGATGTTCTATTTCATGGTGTATTTTCATGGTGTTATTACTCAGAGCTAGAGGAATGCGAGTCTTATCTGTTGGAACTCAACCTGCTGCTAAAGAGCATGGAGGTCATGCATCGCACATACTCTGCTCCAGCCATCACATCACTACAAGTGAGTGTCCAAACAAGGGTTGAGACAGCCAAACGTAACGTTGCAGCGGTGTTGTGATCTTTATTTAAGAATTGATCAATGTCTGCTGTTGACTACAGGCGTCTGCCTATGACAACCCTAAGAAGGAGAAAAGGCCAAAGAGATGGAGATCCAAAAACAATGGCAAAGAAACTAAAGCCACACTTCAGgtattcttttattatttaatcaCCTATTCATACATGCTGATGGAAAAAACATGACTTTCCTTTGACCATCAGGTCCCCAGCTGTATCTCTTCTCAGTCCCCTCGTCTTCATGCTTCCAATCCCAACctctccaccacctcctcccaGGAAGTCTGTTCCGAGTCCCCAGACTCCCCGACAGACGTGTCGCGTCTACAGGAAGATTTCTGCCGGCTAGCCAACAACAGTGAGTTCATCCCTGAGAAGTagctttgagagaaaaaaaggctttaccTAGTTTGACACTTGATAACTCAGTTTCTATGACAACCCCATACCTCAGTactactctttttttattttatttttttctccccccgCTTCAGTTCACACTACCTTAAAATCAGCACACAGTTCTCTAACAGCAGAGAGAGACAGACTGAAGCACACCATCGACCTGCAGGGCCCCCAGCCGGCACAAGTTGTGGGTCTAAAGGGTGTCTTTTCCTCAGTGAGTAGTAGAGCGCATCAAAAAGTCATGTGACTGCACGGTCGTCCACTATCTACCATCAGACATTGTGTCTTTGATCAGGAATCGCCTGGAACCCCTCAGTCCCTGGTCCACCAGATCTCCAATGAGAGCAAAACCTCCATTCCAGAATCCATATCAGAGTTCTTTGACGCCCAAGAGTACCTGCtgtcctcttcttcatctgaaAATGAGGTATCACATGATCAACCACGTAGATCTTTTAGTGTTGTTGAAGTAGGCCATTGTTACACCCTCCTGCCTGTCACATATAGGAATCACAAAGGGAATCTTTCCAGGTTGAACCTGTTCCAGAGAAAGTTTCCAGTCCCAAATATTACCAACATCTGATAGCTTTCTCTGTATATACAGTGTTCCCTTTTTTATCGCAAGGATTACGCCCAACAAATAACCTGCAATAGGTGAAATatagtaggattacagatgttttaagactgtataacccctcactacacacctactcagacatgaacattttcacacttttctctttttttttactatcaaaGCTCAAAGTTTCATAGAAACATATGTCCAGTAATGACGATgttaacagccaatcagaacacagtgcactgtaaagaaaaaaaagatgcaaaattgcactgaaaataatctgtgaAACAGCGAGACTGCGAAAGGTGAACCGCGATATGGCAAGGGAACACTGTAAtgttacgttcacaccgggcgtGTGCTGAGCGGTCAAGAACGCTCTGAATGCAGATTttcagcatatggtgttcaaACTGGACTGTCTTTACgtaatactagcgcatgtactcacagctggaagaggcttggagcGAAATGTCagagcggtgcaaatctggtgaatcttgctccaggctttttctttcaccgctctattccgataaatgaaagacttggtgtcgtagaattccggccgggcaatttctcctccatgatctattttcaaacctTTGACACTTGTTTGGAAAAGAGCGCTACCCATGCGTCTCTACCAaagcagagtccctgattggtcaaagttcaactagttTAACTTTCAGCAAGTGTTTAATTGCTgtgcattttgtatgtagagcccaaaaacggactTACGCAGCAACGTGCAtacacgagagttttgaacgtggaaacACCCACGTCACTCAGACATGTGATtctgtgtgaatgcagcatgcCCTCTGTGAATAATGTTTTGTACAAATACATTAACTAAGACAAGCAAGTGACATGTTGCCTTAACACTTCACAAATGTCCTTAACTTGATTGTTCAAATCTAATCATTTATGATTACCGTAACTttaattcatttctttttcccaAGGTGTCTGATGATGACTCTTACGTCAGCGATGTCAGTGACAGCGTCTCCATGGATACGTTCGATGGGAGGAGCGAGAGACAAAACTCTGGTACAGGAATCCGTAAATTGTTTTCACTGAAGTCATTCTACTTCATAATGGGATAGAACAGTTCAAATAAACAAAGTTTCTGTCATTGAATCAGGGATTGGGTGTCTCTTCATTTTTTGGGCTcaacttctgtgtttttaacttaaaagTGTCAGAATTATGATGAACTCAGATTAAAAGTGCATTTATTCCACACATCCCTGGCTTTTAGACAGGTTTATTAAATTTCAGACAGATTTGACCAGTTATGTGtgaacagttttattattttctgtatTAACCTTTAACCTCCGGCTGGAGTACTTAATGTATAAATCAAGTATAAAGGTAAATTGCCACATAAaatcttaatttgttttttgctgtcataataaagaaaacattttattttgctacacCTTCCCCATCCAGTCAGCAGCGTGGTGACCGTCGCTCGTAGGCGTTCCACGCTGCCATCCACCTGCCCCTCCAGCAGTGTTAGCCTGTGGAACATCCTGAGAAACAACATCGGCAAAGACCTGTCCAAAGTCGCCATGCCCGTGCAGCTCAACGAGCCGCTCAACACCCTCCAGAGACTGTGCGAGGAGCTGGAGTACAGCAACCTGCTGGACATCGCAAACCAGACTCATGACCCCTACCAGCGCATGGTGAATAGCAAGAAGTCATGACCAATATGATCTTAGCTCACGAAAAGCTGTGTTGAtatgaaaaaatgagaaaagtatTACTACGTTGCAACAGCATGAACCCGTGCAGCAAGGGCAGCTTGTTTTGAAGAAATGTCTGGAAAACCACCAGGCCCGTCTGGAACGTTTTTCTTCAGTCATACTTTTGTGAACTgtctagttttaaaaataatttttcttgtttattaaaaataaaatgtttgcacaGACCTACTATCAAGTGTTAGGATGTCTGAGCTTTCAAAGATGTGTTCTCTGTGCGCTGACAGGAGCTAGTTTTTCTTGGAGAGATCACAAATTGAATTATGATCatgaaaattaaacattttgggggaaacgtattttgttaaataattatTAAACACATTAACTGTGTGCAAACCATTGGCTGAAATGAAATGCAATCCAATGCTTTAATTGCTGCAACAATTGACACAAAAGCTTTGATAAAATTCTAACCAATAAGTGTTTTCCTAAATATTCTAagagagcaaaaacaacatagtGGTGGAGTGTCTTCCCTGAGAGCGGAAGTTCATGTGTTCAAATCCAATATACCAAACCTAGTtgtgtgacaactaatgggactttaattttAAGTTATACTTTTTACTAGACTGTCTACTGCgtattttaattcatttctttttttctctttggcttataaaactttttttccgtttttaaggcaagcatgtccaaagtccggcttGCATTCAATTCTCTACCGTACTGCAGGCCACCACAGTGGTTTGTAGTTCTGAATATGATAATTCGTTGTTATTTTTTGGTCATAACATGTAACATTTCATATGAACCCAGATTTAATGCTAATAATTCACtgtaattttggtaaaaatgtatttagatatGTTTTATGTGGAGAAACGAAAAAGATTCCATTCACATTTAATGCTGTTATAAGGGTTCAGTGAATTCTGGCGGATTGGTTGGCCCCCATCACCAAATCTGAcccattttgcaaaaaaataaagtggacACCTCTGATAAAGGTGTTCCCACACTGTAATTAGACACTTTCTGCTTCCATGCTCACATTGTATTTGCATGCAAACACTAAAAGCCTGGTGAAAACCAcgattgtttgtttgtgttctgaGCAGATTTTTGACCTTTTCTCATGTTTCCACACAGGTGTTTGTTGCCACGTTTGCAATATCTGCCTATACTTCCACCTACTGCCGGGCGGGAAGCAAACCCTTTAACCCTGTCCTGGCTGAGACGTACGAGTGCGACCGGCCCGAGAAAGGCTTCCGGTTTATAGCCGAGCAGGTAGAAGCTTTGAacatcttttatttaatttctattCATAAATAAAGACATATTTTCAATTAGAGATAGAAATCCAGAACTTAGAAGGTAATGGCTGCCATGATCTCCCCTTCTCTCCTCCCAGGTGAGTCACCACCCGCCTGTGTCAGCATGTCATGCGGATTCAAAGAACTTCAAATTTTGGCAAGGTGAGAGAAAGCAATATTGTTTGGAGTAAATATTAGAGTTCCTCACGCCTGCTTGCTTGTAAGTGAGTGCTTCCACGCCTTTTTTTCCACCAAGTGTTGTCAGCGTGTTGGAGGGTTTATTTAAAGTGACAGCTCAGACTTTGGAGATGTTTTGTGTTTACGGTTATCAATAGCCAGCGAGTGTCAAGAGTTATTTGAAAAGAGGAAAGGGAAAGGATCAGATTAGCAAAGATTGACATCTGATTGAGCTGCTAAAAAATCTatgtttgatcatttctttttcagatGTACGATGGAAAAATAAATTCTGGGGGAAATCCATGGAAATAGTCCCGATTGGAACCACCCATGTGACTCTACCTGCGTAggtcttttatttaaatcaatcttttgttcatgtctgtcttcaTCTTCAAATCATATGCCTTCATTCTGCTTTCTGCATCCTCTGAAATCAATCTTTACGACTTGTATCATATCCCCATCAGTCCTCTTTTTGGTCCTCATCCAGACCCCTAAcctccacatccatccatccatccatccatccatccatccatccatccatccatccatccatccatccatccatccatccatccatccatccatccatccatccatccatccatccatccatccagcttTCTAAACATTGTCAAACCATCTCCTCTTCCTTCTTTTAATCTGAGATcttccacttttgtttttacagctcCGCTAAAGGCCCATATTTGACCCAACTTTAGGTTACATTATTAACTGGTATTCATTCTTTTTAGTAGAgcaaaatttttgttttatttcatcctTTCCTACACTACCTCTAAAGaacccactccagtgaaaatggtgTTGTTGACATGttcttatagcatttttctgatgtgtaaagaaaattaagcttaaaattgcatttctgagtttttctctaTGCAAATCAATGTGGATCAGGAGCAAACGATAAAATGCCGTTTGTGACCTAAAAGCACGCTGGGCAAAGATGTCCTgagaaccaaagagaaaaaaatcaaagagaaCACAAAGGCTCGTCAGAGGACATGTTTATGATCCCAAAGACTCGTGGGAAAATAATCTGTAGACGGATGagtcaaaagtcaaaaacaggGTCTCAGAACAAGAGGATCAACCAGATCTTGTGATGTGGTGGTTTCTGTCTGTTCTGCTGCTTCAGGAGCTGAAGAATAGTTTTGGTAAATGGAGCCATGAGTTTGGTTTTTGCTGTCCACTAAAATCCTGAAGCTGAATGTGCTCCATCTGTTCATGACCTTAAACTGAAacctctaaagcaggggtcccTGACCCCCACACCAGGCCGGgccacaaagaaaaataaacttgatCTACATTTTTTCCCTGTCATTTCTAATCTAACTGAgggaaattttattttagaaaactactggattctcttcACCGCATCCAGTCGCGGTGACACGATCACCTGTCAAAAATCCATCTGCTACTTACTTAAAGCAGCTGCACCAACTGCCTAATTAAAACCCCCAAGCTAGCagaattaacaaaaacaaacatatttggaaagtttgtcTTCAtagaaaagagccagtgaggaaacagaagagcctttgacttcaaaataaaagaaatctgcatttagcAGACAAAAACCCGGAGTCtgtactccaaatatggatttattgccaCAAACATtccccacagaccataataataatgcagaacCAACCAGATGAATATTGTTGCAAGGATGATGCCAATAAAGTTGGATTCAGGTTTATTATTAAATTTATGATAgatattttcttctttgcatttctttaaaagtCAAACCAGACTGAAGTTGCCGTCAGAGTTTTTGGCTTCAACTTTAACAGTTATaggctaatatatatataaaataatcacCCTAAGAAGAGATTATAAGAGGAAGAGTGTTagtcggggacagctggtagactgtcccccagtggtcaaacagctgcaggAATTTTTgaagatgaagataaactttaccctcaaaagtgaactggaagctaaaaaataaggagaaaaaaaatccggCGTCCACTTCAGCCTCGTGAAAGCTGGCCCTTAAAAATGTTGTGTGACATTAAAGTGGTCGGTGGTCTCAAAAAGACCAAGGATCTAAAGGATTTGAGCAGAGTTAGTGTCCTGACCTGAATTTGAATCAGATGTTTCAAACACGCTATCGTCAGTAATTAAGGTTAAAGGTTAATTACTGTCACTTAAAGTCACAGGGGTTTGGGTTTCTTCTTTAATAATTAGCACCTTTCTTTAAAACTGCATGTTGtctttacatgttttatttttgtctgattGAATTTGATGATACACTGAGCTGAAGTCTGACAAACACCTAAAAAGAAACCCCTATTCACACCACACTTTGCATGTGCACACGCGTGTGAACTGTAAAGTGGATTACaactcttgtttgtttttacagctttgGGGACCACTATGAATGGAACAAAGTAACATCCTGCATCCACAACATTCTCAGCGGCCAGCGGTGGATAGAACACTACGGAGAGATGTCCATCAAGAACGTCAACGGTGATGTTTGCCAGTGTAAAATCACATTCATCAAGGTGAGAAAACATGGATGTGCACATGAGAGTTTCTGCAGCTCTGTTGTACAATGACTGACTATTAATGAAGGGGAAGGAAAAACATGTAACATTAAAGATCAGTTCAGATATAATtgatgtttttagtgtttttaacatatacttgttgcattttttctgatggacGACATATAACAAGACATTTAAGCTTAAGATTCagttatgagtatttcttaattcaagtCGTGAATAGAGAAGAGACGAAAACATGacttttgaaaaagagcttgtcTGTGACAGTCTCAcccacaaatttctaatgaactcgtgccattctgcagaaactgtcctagagaatgacaggttttttgattttggctaaaaaaaagcttaatcataattaaaagacctctcgAAAGATAATGGAAGTGGGTTTTTAATGTCATTGTGTTGTCATTTTTCATAATGATTCTATGAAATATTTGAATTTCTATTAACAACTTTCTAATCTCCAGTGTTGTGGTGACTGGAGTTTGCTGAAATCCAGTCACGTGTTTAGTGGTGGTCATTTTTGGCTCCGCGACTGTCTCTGCTTTTTGAAGGGAATCAGCGCCCCCTGGTGGAAAAAAGAGAATCACATGAAATTATTTTGTAGTTAAATGATTCAGATCTTATCTGATCATTAGTGCTGTCATGCaattacttttttgtgtgattAATTAATCATGGACTTAAAATAATTACCttaattaatctatttttaataaCTGCTGTGAAAACTCTCATTTTGTggtattcatttaaatttgtggcacaataaaaagatcaaaatacaatttaaaaagtagctttatgaagttttctcATTAGAACAGACTttcaacctttacttttacactaCTCAGAggcatttcttttagtttttaacaattaagaaaaatatatatatataaatatatatatatatatatatatatatatatatatatatatatatatatatatatatatatatatatatatatatatatatatatatatatcaggtTCACAGTGTTTTAATTTGACACAAGAGGAAACGGTAGAAAAGCTTTTCttagcaaaacacaaaatattgaccacaaactCCTTTTTAATACCAGAATACATATGTTGATGTACCTTATTCCACAGTTGCCGTGTGATGCTATCTGCCCTCCGCTTACTCCATTAATCAATGATAACAAACACTTCGTTGGGCCTTATCCCTTCCAAAATAGATAATAGTTGTGGGGTTATGGGATGTTTTGGAATAATTCTGTATCTACAAAGCCGCATATTGATGACATCAGAGGAACGACGGGCTTGTGCTGCGTACAGGGAGGGACATGAGAGCGATACAAGGCGCGTTTTCATGAACGTTTAATTTGAAACGTTCATGCACGGAAAAAGTTGGACCGTTGTCTTATTTGAGAACACAACAATAGTTGtagattaaaatttaaattcaaaaagcGCTAATTTGTAATTGCTATTAATGTGACAATTTGACACCCCTACTGATCATATTGGATTTAAAGGGTCTATACATGCGGTTCTTTAGCCTTTTACAGTAAACTATATCTATATATGATAAGATATTACCTTTGACAcacaaaaagacagattttttttatgtaatattaCCGGTAGTTATTTTTTGCGTGCAGGAGGCTGTTCCTCACTTCTCTACGTCATAATGTGAAAACCCGTTCATTTTCATAGAtcgggaggggctggtgctccgAGCACGAGTTTCAgaggaatacacagaaatgcgtgaatggatcaaaataccgctttgggggttttttatagtgaggaatgaacatgaTGATAGACTTAAAGGTTTTCCATTTGTTTCTATCTACTTCTTCAGGCAAAATCGTGGAGCTCCACGGTGAATGAAATAAAGGGCGTGGTTACAAATGCTGAAGGGAAGACTGTGCACTCCATTTTTGGAAAGTGGCACGAATCTGTGTTTCAAGGAGACCCTCCTTCTGCCACGTGCATCTGGAGAGCAAGTGAGTGgactgtccaaaaaaaaaaaaaaatgtcaccacTATTTACTGAGGCTCAGTTCTAACAGCAGATTGTTTTTTAACGTCCTCAGAGCCCATGCCCAAGGACCAGGAGCAGTACTACGGCTTCACCCAATTTGCAGTGGAGTTAAATGAGCTGGACTCAAATTTAAGACCACTGCTCCCTCCTACTGACACACGCTTTAGGCCAGACCAGAGGTCATTAAATCctcttttctgtcatttctaaAGAATTCCACACTTTAATGTCTCTTTCAGAGGATTTAAAGCGTCAGAATGTGATCATGTGGCTCCCTTTTTTTTGGACATACAGTATTTTGTTGCCAGCCCCTGCTTAGCATGCGTGGTGTGATAGTAATTCCACAGGCGTTACCATAGCAACAGTTGTTCAAAATGGCAACAGTTGTTGAAAATGTTCTCATACTGCCCAAATGAAAAGCCATGTAAAGTCACTGTTTAGTGACACTCTGAACATCTTTTTCAACCCCTAAATGTGTGCATGTTAAAGCAGTGAGGCCACATTCCAACCAGTAACACTGACTTGTTCAAACTTCTTCCAGGCTGCTAGAAGAAGGGAACATAGACGGCGCTGAGGAGCAGAAGCAGAGGATAGAGCAGCTCCAGAGGGAGAGAAGGAAAGTGCTGCAGGACAACAACATGACACACCAGCCTCGCTTTTTCAAGTAAGCCTCtctcgctctctctctctctctctctctctctctgctccTTAGTAAATGTGGAAATCTAAACGTTTCCACTTCTTTATTCCTGGAGCGTCCTGATGCGGAGTTTTAGACCGGATTCAAATCAGATGTTGCATCCCGATCCAAGATtgcatatatttattttatttggagaTATTTCAAGCTTATTATTACATATAAAAGAAAGAGCTAattaaaagtttagtttttaaaaatctcatTACTGGCTTTACTTTATGACActtgaacttttatttatttatttgttgacaTGCCTGCTGGGTATTTTAAGATGAGgtgctgtttttaaatatttaattcaaatttaagTTTGAATTTGGGCTATTTTTGCTGGTTCATAGGTCACtatttttacttgattgttCAAGCTCCCTGTTGTGTCCATGTCTTTCATTCAAGAGAAGACTGGGCTCAAcaaaattaagaaaagaaaaaaaaaaagttagaagaTTACATATATACCAAAAAAGAATTTGTGTACCATCAGCGCTCTGGACCAAACTGATGTCTCTCTTAAGGAACAAACACGTAGTGGCCCCTAgtgacacacatttttttagttcTCACAAGTGACTCTAAGCGCTCTATCAGAAATGGAGTGATGTGTCTGCAGATGGATGCGGAAAaacattagggaggggtcaaaaagTCAATCTTTGTTTACTCAAAGTTACAAAATTCAGATAAAAATACTTTCTTtcagtctgataaaaaaaagcattcctCAAGTGGAAGAgtattgtttaaatgttaatgaATGAAATAAGGTTAAAAAATTGAAACGGGGGACCACTTGGATTAGTTTATTTTgcatatgtttgtttttaagtgttAAAGTATTGTATTTGGGATTCGGTATTGGCAGAAACGCCAGTGACTCGGAATCGGATCGCCGCCAAAAATACCTGATCGGGACATCAGGATCAGGGATCCCCTCTGCCTTGTTGGAGATCACAAACGTTTCTTGCGTCAAACATCAGAAATCCTCTTATTTGATGTCGCTTAAAGTGAACAAGACTTCATGTCCCCCAATAATCActaacaaattttcagtctgaatacagctaATGAATTCAttaccgtttaaaaaaaaaaaaaaaaagaattcattaCCGTTTTATTCAGAcagacccatctttggaggtggtctcggttatttccaatcggactgagcttcggttcgctctgagattcctcagacTGAATACAACCGTCCTCGGggcggaacaactgaaccaaaacagtcACATGATGTAAACAgacctgaccaatgagtgaagagattttTTGCCACAGTATTTTGTTTGCAAGTTTTGGTTTGAATCAGGAAAGTCCGCTTAAAGTCAGTCTGAACACAGACCaaaacacaaggttcaggaccGGATCCGGACCAAGTTAAGCAGACTGGGTCCAGACCAAAGCTCttctccagtctgaatacacccttagttgcatttgtgctttttgtttgcAGGAAATCCAAGGATGACACCTGGATAAGCAACAACACATACTGGGAGCTGCGCAGAGACTCCGGCTTCAGCAAAATGGACTTCTCTGTGTTATGGTGACCTCTGGATTCAGCCCAGTCACTCTGTCCCAAGATATCAGGATGAGGGAAACA carries:
- the LOC101163258 gene encoding oxysterol-binding protein-related protein 3, with the protein product MTTPSPTHSDSSDSSKHESNRDSWEIVEGLRGVPASMQEPDRQEGFLLKRRKWPMKGWHKRYFVLVKGIMTYGKRGTDIQKGKIHGCIDVGLSVMSIKKKAMCIDLDTEDNIYHLKVKSSELFEEWVSKLRHHRLFRQNEIAVYPHERHLFHPHASSSPTFNDSYRRSTLTKQASVHQAKVSSWLHSSEDMNKCSKELEECESYLLELNLLLKSMEVMHRTYSAPAITSLQASAYDNPKKEKRPKRWRSKNNGKETKATLQVPSCISSQSPRLHASNPNLSTTSSQEVCSESPDSPTDVSRLQEDFCRLANNIHTTLKSAHSSLTAERDRLKHTIDLQGPQPAQVVGLKGVFSSESPGTPQSLVHQISNESKTSIPESISEFFDAQEYLLSSSSSENEVSDDDSYVSDVSDSVSMDTFDGRSERQNSVSSVVTVARRRSTLPSTCPSSSVSLWNILRNNIGKDLSKVAMPVQLNEPLNTLQRLCEELEYSNLLDIANQTHDPYQRMVFVATFAISAYTSTYCRAGSKPFNPVLAETYECDRPEKGFRFIAEQVSHHPPVSACHADSKNFKFWQDVRWKNKFWGKSMEIVPIGTTHVTLPAFGDHYEWNKVTSCIHNILSGQRWIEHYGEMSIKNVNGDVCQCKITFIKAKSWSSTVNEIKGVVTNAEGKTVHSIFGKWHESVFQGDPPSATCIWRAKPMPKDQEQYYGFTQFAVELNELDSNLRPLLPPTDTRFRPDQRLLEEGNIDGAEEQKQRIEQLQRERRKVLQDNNMTHQPRFFKKSKDDTWISNNTYWELRRDSGFSKMDFSVLW